The Vicinamibacterales bacterium genome contains a region encoding:
- a CDS encoding DUF6335 family protein: MAKKPKKTGRKTAKAASKARGATSAARRRPAKAAKAAKTSARPSRKAAKPAKKTAKPTRKAPKPSKKAFGGAKKRTARKAGAARAARKPAARPAAKRGAVRKAAPARKTARKPAPTAAARKNVAKAAKPARRPVTHATKPARKAAAARSAPPARKAPALDRERRTIGREQSHSPGLPSSLVPSGHASAASSGAEELRVRLATFGGDGPVLTAGDVDANWESAASVGDEAPGGDNPTPDQDVVDEIGRALGVEYEDDEELQGGDEIAARDHDRWELDPASSDDFDER; the protein is encoded by the coding sequence ATGGCGAAGAAGCCGAAGAAGACTGGACGCAAGACAGCGAAGGCGGCGTCGAAGGCTCGCGGCGCGACGTCCGCCGCCCGACGCCGCCCCGCCAAGGCTGCCAAGGCGGCGAAGACGTCGGCCAGGCCCTCGAGAAAGGCCGCCAAGCCTGCGAAGAAGACCGCCAAGCCCACGAGGAAGGCCCCCAAACCCTCGAAGAAGGCATTCGGAGGCGCGAAGAAGCGGACGGCCCGGAAGGCGGGCGCCGCCAGGGCCGCCCGGAAGCCGGCCGCCAGGCCCGCGGCGAAGCGGGGGGCCGTCAGAAAGGCCGCGCCCGCCAGGAAGACGGCCCGGAAGCCGGCCCCGACTGCAGCCGCGAGGAAGAACGTCGCGAAGGCGGCCAAGCCCGCGCGCCGTCCGGTCACGCACGCGACCAAGCCGGCCCGCAAGGCAGCTGCGGCCCGGAGCGCGCCGCCGGCCCGCAAGGCGCCGGCCCTCGACCGCGAACGCCGGACGATCGGGCGCGAGCAGTCCCACTCGCCCGGGCTGCCCTCCAGCCTGGTACCGAGCGGCCACGCCAGCGCCGCCAGCAGCGGCGCCGAGGAACTCCGGGTGCGCCTGGCCACCTTTGGCGGCGACGGCCCGGTGCTCACGGCGGGCGACGTCGACGCGAACTGGGAATCGGCGGCATCGGTGGGCGACGAGGCCCCGGGCGGCGACAACCCCACGCCCGACCAGGACGTGGTCGACGAGATCGGCCGCGCGCTCGGCGTGGAGTACGAGGACGACGAGGAACTCCAGGGCGGCGACGAGATCGCGGCGCGGGACCACGACCGCTGGGAACTGGACCCCGCCTCGTCGGACGACTTCGACGAACGCTAG
- a CDS encoding S1 RNA-binding domain-containing protein has product MDLYDSSFRNIAEGEVVKGTVLKVTDNEVVVDVGYKSEGVISVNEFLDENGQVMVQPGDVVDVLLERTEDRDGHIVLSREKAEKMKIWDEVEKAFAERKVVIGRVIERIKGGLAVDIGVRAFLPGSQIDVRPVRNLDALRGQELRMRVIKVNKKRGNIVLSRKVLLEEENAEKKKHTLETLAEGKVLTAWSRTSPTTAPSSTSAASTACCTSPTCPGAAWDTRRKCSRSTRTSR; this is encoded by the coding sequence TTGGACCTCTACGATAGCAGCTTCCGGAACATCGCAGAAGGCGAGGTCGTCAAGGGCACGGTCCTCAAGGTGACCGACAACGAGGTCGTCGTCGACGTCGGCTACAAGTCCGAAGGCGTGATCTCGGTCAACGAGTTCCTCGACGAGAACGGCCAGGTGATGGTGCAGCCTGGCGACGTGGTCGACGTGCTGCTGGAGCGCACGGAAGACCGCGACGGCCACATCGTGCTCTCGCGCGAGAAGGCCGAGAAGATGAAGATCTGGGACGAGGTCGAGAAGGCCTTTGCGGAACGCAAGGTCGTCATCGGCCGCGTCATCGAGCGCATCAAGGGCGGCCTCGCGGTCGACATCGGCGTGCGCGCGTTCCTCCCCGGCAGCCAGATCGACGTGCGGCCCGTCCGCAACCTCGACGCCCTGCGCGGCCAGGAACTGCGCATGCGCGTCATCAAGGTCAACAAGAAGCGCGGCAACATCGTCCTCTCGCGCAAGGTCCTCCTCGAAGAGGAGAACGCCGAGAAGAAGAAGCACACGCTCGAGACGCTCGCCGAGGGCAAGGTCCTCACGGCGTGGTCAAGAACATCACCGACTACGGCGCCTTCATCGACCTCGGCGGCATCGACGGCCTGCTGCACATCACCGACATGTCCTGGGGCCGCGTGGGACACCCGTCGGAAGTGCTCAAGGTCAACGAGAACATCGAGGTGA
- the cmk gene encoding (d)CMP kinase, with the protein MKRVVIAVDGPSGAGKGTVARAVARALGYRHVDTGAMYRAVAWAAAQRSGAPATIAAESTIDMAEGRTAIDGHDVTSAIRTPEIDRASAAVARDPDVRAALVARQRALGADGGVVMEGRDIGTVVFPRAEVKVYLDASPEERARRRAADPAHTGGKVSNVAHVAEDLAARDKSDSTRSVAPLMKADDAEYIDTTGVPIEDVVARVLAVVRTRTATGG; encoded by the coding sequence GTGAAACGCGTGGTGATCGCCGTCGACGGGCCCTCGGGTGCGGGCAAGGGCACGGTCGCGCGGGCGGTGGCCCGCGCGCTCGGCTACCGGCACGTGGACACGGGGGCCATGTACCGCGCGGTGGCGTGGGCCGCGGCACAACGGTCCGGTGCCCCCGCGACGATCGCGGCCGAGTCGACCATCGACATGGCGGAGGGCCGGACGGCGATCGACGGCCACGACGTCACCTCCGCGATCCGCACACCCGAGATCGACAGGGCGTCGGCGGCCGTGGCCCGCGATCCGGACGTGCGTGCGGCGCTGGTCGCGCGGCAGCGCGCGCTTGGCGCGGACGGTGGGGTCGTCATGGAGGGCCGCGACATCGGCACCGTCGTCTTCCCGCGTGCCGAGGTCAAGGTCTACCTGGACGCATCCCCGGAAGAGCGCGCCCGCCGGCGCGCTGCCGACCCCGCCCACACGGGTGGGAAGGTCAGCAACGTGGCGCACGTGGCCGAGGACCTCGCCGCGCGCGACAAGTCGGATTCGACCCGCAGCGTCGCCCCCCTGATGAAGGCGGACGACGCGGAGTACATCGACACGACCGGCGTGCCGATCGAGGACGTGGTGGCGCGTGTGCTGGCAGTCGTGCGGACAAGGACTGCGACTGGCGGTTAG
- a CDS encoding S1 RNA-binding domain-containing protein codes for MDLGGIDGLLHITDMSWGRVGHPSEVLKVNENIEVIVLKYDQATERVSLGHKQLVADPWTTVMDRYPAGARVSGKAVSLTDYGAFIELEPGVEGLIHVSEMSWSKRVKHPSKILNVGDTVEAMVLGVDPAARRISLGLKQVESNPWHELVEKYPVGTKITGKVRNLTEFGAFVEVEEDIDGLIHISDMSWSKRIKHPSEVLKKGDTVEAMVLSIDAENQRLSLGLKQLATDIWEDFFSRHKVGQTIEGRVVRMTNFGAFVELDEGIEGLIHVSEFDDSQGGEKVDLQVGQAYPMKIIKLSPSERKIGLSIRALKSDEYRSDWESYSASQGDGGATLGDHFRNK; via the coding sequence ATCGACCTCGGCGGCATCGACGGCCTGCTGCACATCACCGACATGTCCTGGGGCCGCGTGGGACACCCGTCGGAAGTGCTCAAGGTCAACGAGAACATCGAGGTGATCGTCCTCAAGTACGACCAGGCCACCGAGCGCGTCTCGCTCGGCCACAAGCAGCTCGTGGCCGATCCGTGGACCACGGTCATGGATCGGTACCCGGCCGGCGCGCGCGTCAGCGGCAAGGCCGTGAGCCTGACCGACTACGGCGCCTTCATCGAGCTCGAGCCAGGCGTCGAGGGCCTGATCCACGTCAGCGAGATGTCGTGGAGCAAGCGGGTCAAGCACCCGTCGAAGATCCTCAACGTGGGCGACACGGTGGAGGCGATGGTGCTCGGGGTGGACCCGGCGGCGCGCCGGATCTCGCTCGGCCTCAAGCAGGTCGAGAGCAACCCCTGGCACGAGCTGGTCGAGAAGTACCCGGTCGGCACGAAGATCACGGGCAAGGTGCGCAACCTCACCGAGTTCGGCGCGTTCGTCGAGGTGGAGGAGGACATCGACGGCCTCATCCACATCTCGGACATGTCGTGGAGCAAGCGCATCAAGCATCCCAGCGAGGTGCTGAAGAAGGGCGACACCGTGGAGGCGATGGTGCTCAGCATCGACGCCGAGAACCAGCGCCTGTCGCTCGGCCTGAAGCAGCTGGCCACCGACATCTGGGAGGACTTCTTCTCCCGGCACAAGGTGGGCCAGACGATCGAGGGCCGCGTGGTCCGCATGACCAACTTCGGCGCGTTCGTCGAGCTCGACGAGGGCATCGAGGGCCTGATCCACGTCTCCGAGTTCGACGACTCGCAGGGCGGGGAGAAGGTGGACCTGCAGGTCGGCCAGGCGTACCCGATGAAGATCATCAAGCTCAGCCCGTCGGAGCGGAAGATCGGCCTCAGCATCCGCGCGCTGAAGTCCGACGAGTACCGCTCGGATTGGGAGAGCTACTCGGCGTCGCAGGGCGATGGAGGCGCGACGCTGGGGGATCACTTCCGCAACAAGTAA